A window of the Candidatus Aminicenantes bacterium genome harbors these coding sequences:
- a CDS encoding Glu/Leu/Phe/Val dehydrogenase: MADKSFNAFKMAQQQFDNVAEKLDLDQATRDLLRNPLREYHFAIPVKMDDGTVKIFQGFRVQHNDSRGPCKGGIRFHPQETIDTVKALATWMTWKCAVVDIPLGGGKGGVICDPHNLSMKEQEQICRGWVRQVVRNVGPLQDVPAPDVMTNAQHMIWMMDEYEKLSGGKYPGFITGKPVGMGGSLGRTEATGYGAVYTLREALNEMGIDIKKTSAAFQGFGNVSQYAVKLYQEYGGKAVCVSYWDQKENKSHTVIKKSGINLEELLGITDKFGGIDKAKAKNLGYEIGDAEAWIQQEVDILVPAALENQVNANTVEKISAKVKIVLEGANGPTTPEADEVFKKKNIFVIPDFLANAGGVTCSYFEQVQCNMNYFWTKEEVLSKLDNIMTSAFHAVYALAKQKKVYMRDAAYMIAVSRVAEACKWRGWV, from the coding sequence ATGGCTGATAAATCTTTCAACGCTTTTAAAATGGCTCAGCAACAGTTCGATAACGTTGCCGAAAAATTGGATCTGGACCAGGCGACCAGAGACTTGCTCAGAAACCCTTTAAGAGAATATCATTTCGCAATCCCGGTCAAAATGGATGACGGAACTGTTAAAATCTTTCAAGGTTTTCGCGTCCAGCACAACGACTCGCGCGGCCCCTGCAAGGGCGGCATCCGCTTCCATCCCCAGGAAACCATCGACACGGTCAAGGCGCTGGCCACCTGGATGACCTGGAAGTGCGCCGTGGTCGATATTCCCCTGGGCGGCGGCAAGGGCGGCGTCATCTGCGATCCCCACAACCTGTCGATGAAGGAGCAGGAGCAGATCTGCCGCGGCTGGGTCCGCCAGGTCGTGCGCAACGTGGGCCCGCTGCAGGATGTCCCCGCGCCCGACGTCATGACCAACGCCCAGCACATGATCTGGATGATGGACGAGTACGAAAAGCTGAGCGGCGGCAAGTACCCCGGCTTCATCACCGGCAAGCCGGTCGGCATGGGCGGTTCGCTGGGCCGGACCGAGGCCACCGGCTACGGGGCCGTTTACACCCTGCGCGAAGCCCTGAACGAGATGGGCATCGACATCAAGAAAACCAGCGCCGCTTTCCAGGGATTCGGAAACGTTTCGCAATACGCCGTCAAATTGTACCAGGAATACGGCGGCAAGGCGGTGTGCGTGTCCTATTGGGACCAAAAGGAAAACAAGTCCCATACCGTGATCAAGAAGAGCGGCATCAACCTGGAGGAATTGCTCGGCATCACCGACAAGTTCGGCGGCATCGACAAAGCCAAAGCCAAAAACCTAGGCTATGAAATCGGCGACGCCGAAGCCTGGATCCAGCAGGAGGTCGACATCCTCGTCCCGGCCGCCCTGGAAAACCAGGTCAACGCCAACACCGTCGAGAAGATTTCCGCCAAGGTGAAGATCGTTCTCGAAGGCGCCAACGGCCCGACCACCCCCGAGGCCGACGAGGTCTTTAAGAAGAAGAACATCTTCGTCATCCCCGATTTCCTGGCCAACGCCGGCGGGGTCACCTGCAGCTATTTCGAGCAGGTCCAGTGCAACATGAATTACTTCTGGACCAAGGAGGAGGTGCTGAGCAAGCTCGACAACATCATGACCTCGGCCTTCCATGCCGTCTACGCCTTGGCCAAGCAGAAGAAAGTATATATGCGCGACGCCGCTTACATGATCGCCGTTTCGCGCGTGGCCGAAGCCTGCAAATGGCGCGGCTGGGTATAA